The region GGCGCACGGCGGCACGGTGACGCTCGAACCCTCCGACCGCGGCGCCTGGTTCAGGGTCAGACTGCCCGCCGGGCCCTGAACCCGAGGATCACACCTGCGCCTGGAGTCTGCTGAGATGCCGCTGTACGTGGTCCAGGGCGCCCTGCCGGCGTCCGGGCACGCGCAGCCTCAACTCGGCGAGTGCGGAGCCGAGTTCGACGGCACGTGCGGAGTCGTCGATCTGCCCCCACTGGTGGTGGGCCCGGTCCACGGCCGACTCGACGGCCGGGGCGTCGGCGGGCTGGCCCGTGTCCAGCCGGTGCCCGGCGATCGCCAGCCAGGTGCGGCAGCTGCCGACCGGGTCGCCCGCGAGCATCGCCAGGTCCGCGCGGACCTCCGCCCAGTGCAGGGCCTGCTCGGAGGCGACGCCCCAGGTGCGGGCCGCCTCCTGCTCCCAGCGCGCGGCCAGTGCCGCGGCGTCGCCGTGCCGGCCCGCCTGCGCGGCGGCGGTGATCGCGGCGTGCGGGTCGGGGACCACGGGTATCCGCGCGGGAGCCGCCAGCACGATCCCCGACGGCCCGCTCCCGGCCTCGACCCGGGCCAGCGACTGCTGGTGCAGCAGCGGGAGTTCCGGCCGCCGGCCGCTGCGCAGGATCGTGGCGAGTGCCTTCATGTACGCCGGTGACGCCACCGTGCGCCGGGGCGGCGGCGGGGCGACGCGCCCGTACAGGCCGACCCCCCTGCCCGCGGTGAGGGGGCTCGTCGCGAGGTGCTCCCAGGTCTCCGCGTCGGCGTGCAGGTCGACCAGGAGCTCGGTGGTGCCCGGCGCGCGCAGCCGGAGCTCCTCGGCGATCCAGTGCCAGGGGAAGGCCGTGTAGCGGACCGTCGACGGAGTGGTGCGGGCCAGTGCGAGGTGCGGCAGGCGCTGGCGGCGGTCCAGCTGGAGCTGGCCCGTCACGAACATCGTCAGCGGGCCGGGAGCCGTGGCGGCCGCGCGCAGCCGGGTCAGCACGGCCTGCGGCTCCAACGGGTCGGCCAGTTCCACCACGTTCGCGGTGTCCGTGCCGGACAGCACCGCGGGGGACACCGCCGCGAGCACGGGGAGTACGGACGCCGCGTCCACCAGACACCCCTTGCCCACCGGTGAGGCCGCGAGGAGCAGCACGGTTCCGGGCATGGTTCCCTCCCTCCCCATCGATCACGTACGTCAGCACCGTAACCGCTGCGCCTGCGAAGGGGGGACGTCAGCCGGGCAAACGACCGCCTATGGCTGGGTTGTGCCCCCGCCCGTGCCCTCCGGGACCACGTTCGGCGACACCACCGGCCTGCGGTGCCCCCGTCGTCGTACCGCGAAGATCGTGGTGTCGTCGGCCAGATGCCCGCCGCAGTGGCGCAGTGTGCCGTCGCGGACGAGTTCGACGAGGTGCTGCGGCTCGACGGTGCGCGGGTCCTCGGTCAGGGCGCGGGTCACCCGGTCGAGGAGCGGGAAGAACACACCGTCGGCGTCGCGGGCCTCGGTCACCCCGTCCGTGACCAGGAGCAGGGTCTCGCCGGGGACCAGTACGGCGGTCAGGACGAGCGGCTGGTCGGAGGTCAGCTCGCCGAGACCCAGCGGGAGTCCGTGGCCCGGCGGCAGGATGCGTACGCCGTCGGGCGCGACCACGAGGGGCGGCTCGTGGCCGAAGTTGACGAACTCGACGGTGTTCCGGGTGTCGTCGGGGAAGCTCACCAGGACGGCGGTGGCGAAGCGGTCGTGGTCGTCGCGGCCGACCGCCGTGCGGTAGCCGACGTGCCGGAGCATCCGCACCTCCAGACGGTCGGCGACCGTCTGCAGGAGGGGTTCGTGGTACGCCGCCTCGCGGAACGTGCCGAGCAGCGCGGCCGCCGACTCCACCGCGCCCAGCCCCTTGCCCTGCACGTCGCCGAGGAGCAGCCGGGTGCCGCGGGGCCCCGGCTGGATGTCGTAGAAGTCCCCGCCGACCCGGGCCTCGCTGTCGGCGGGCAGGTACACGGCCGCGTGGTCGAGGCCGCCCCAGCCCGGCGGCATCGGGCGCAGCACCGTGCGCCGGGTGGTCTCGGCGACGTCCATCATGTGCAGCATGCGCCGCTCGCCGCGGACCCGGACCGCACAGGCGATGACCGCGAGGACGCCGCCCACGCTGACGAGGATGAAGTCGGGAAGGCCGGTCTGGTACTGGTGCTGCCAGGACGCGTCGACCTCGACGTAGGTGACGACCGCCAGGCAGGCGAAGACCGCCGTGGTCCACACCCCGCAGATCGCCGCCGCGATGCCGGGGACGAGGACGATCCAGGAGATGATCCGGAACTCGCCGGAGGTGTTCCAGTCGGCCAGTCCGATGGCGATGAGCAGGAGCAGCGGCGGTACCCAGGCGACACTGTGGCCGCTCAGCCGCAACATCTTCTGCCGCTGGACGGAGTCGTCGCGCTGCTCCGGGGGCACCGGGCCGAGCAGCGGCGACAGGTCTCGGATGCGTCGCAGGGCGCCCACGTCGCCGTACCATCCGTTCCTCGTCAGTACGCCACCGACATCCGG is a window of Streptomyces mirabilis DNA encoding:
- a CDS encoding PP2C family protein-serine/threonine phosphatase, which translates into the protein MLRLSGHSVAWVPPLLLLIAIGLADWNTSGEFRIISWIVLVPGIAAAICGVWTTAVFACLAVVTYVEVDASWQHQYQTGLPDFILVSVGGVLAVIACAVRVRGERRMLHMMDVAETTRRTVLRPMPPGWGGLDHAAVYLPADSEARVGGDFYDIQPGPRGTRLLLGDVQGKGLGAVESAAALLGTFREAAYHEPLLQTVADRLEVRMLRHVGYRTAVGRDDHDRFATAVLVSFPDDTRNTVEFVNFGHEPPLVVAPDGVRILPPGHGLPLGLGELTSDQPLVLTAVLVPGETLLLVTDGVTEARDADGVFFPLLDRVTRALTEDPRTVEPQHLVELVRDGTLRHCGGHLADDTTIFAVRRRGHRRPVVSPNVVPEGTGGGTTQP